The genomic region ATGCTGAACGATCCGCAACAGCTTCAGACCGTGACAGAACGCCTTTCGGAAGTCCTTCCCGGGTTCGCCGGCCTGAAGCTGTCGGCAAGAACCGGTGACTATCGCGAGCTTCTGGCCACGTTCTCGTCGGAAGGTGACGGCACCTCCCGCGCGTATCGTTTCGATCAGCTTTCAGACGGACAGCGGGCTCTACTCGTACTGTATTCGCTCGTTTTCGAGACGATACCCGATACGGGGTCCCCGGGTGGTTCCACCGACATCTCACGCACCCTGTTTCTCGACGAGCCGGACAACTACGTGACGCTGCCCGAGCTGCAACCATGGCTTGCCGAGCTCGAAGACGGCGCTGGGGATACACTGCCCCAAGTGGTACTGATCTCGCATCACCCCGAGGCTATAGACTTCCTGGCCCGCAACACAGTTTGGCTCGCCCGTGAGCCCGAGAGCCACACGCGCGTTGTAAAGCCCAAGAACGACACCAGCCTGCAAATGTCCGAAGTGTACGCGCGAGGATGGGCTCCATGAAACGCGCGCAGGTCACGCACGACGCGGACCACAGAGCCGGCAATCGGGCTTTGCGTCCGTTCCTGAAGTGGGCCGGCGGCAAGCGGCAGCTCCTTCCCGCACTTCGCGAGTTCTACCCCGGCAAGTTCAAGACGTACCACGAGCCGTTTCTCGGGAGCGGCGCCGTCTTCTTCGACCTCGCCGAGAGCGGCGCGCTGCAGCGCGGCAGGGTCAGGCTCACCGACGTCAACGCCGACCTGATCGGCTGCTGCCTCCGCCTGCGCGACGAGCCGCACGCGGTGATCCGACATCTCCGGCAACTCGAGGCGGGCTATGCCGCGGCGCCGGAGGAACACTACTATCGCATCCGGGACGAGGTCTTCAACCCGGCGCGCGCAGCCATTACGAACGGTCGTCACCCGCGGCCGGAGGCGTACTCGCCCGAGCTCGCCGGGATGCTCATCTACCTCAACCGCACCGGCTACAACGGTCTTTTCCGTCTGAACTCGAGTGGGCTTTTCAACGTCCCCCGCGGTAGGTACAAGAACCCCAGGATCTGCGACGAGGAGAACCTCCGGCGGGTATCCTCCACACTGTCGGAACTCTCCGTGAAGATAGAACTCCTCCGGTTCGAGACCGTCGTGAAATCGGCGCGGAAAGGCGACTTCGTCTATTTCGATCCGCCGTACGCTCCCCTGAGTGCAACCGCGCACTTTACGTCCTACACGTCGGATGGATTCGACACCGAGGATCAGCGCGAGCTTCAGCGGGTAGTGTTCGAGCTGGTGCGCAAGGGATGCCATGTGGTGCTCAGCAACTCGACGGCGCCGGAGATCAAGGAGCTGTACACGGACAACGCGGTAGCAGAGAGGCTCCACATCAAGGCGCACACCGTGCCGGCGCGCCGCGCCATCAACTCCAACGCGTCTCGCCGAGGGCACGTCGACGAGTACATCATCACGAATGTGCCGAGACGGGCGGTATAGATGGCCGGCGGGCGCACGGCCATAGCGAGCGGCACGGATCTCGAACGAGAGGTGGCGAGCCTCGCCGAACGGCTCGGACTTCGCGTCGGCAGCCAGATCAGGGTCGGCCGGAGACTATGGGGAGCTGAACGCCGTATCGACCTGGTCCTGCGCTACGGGGACTCCGGTCGGAGCCTCGGCATCGAATGCAAGTACCAGGGGGTCGGCGGCTCCGCGGAGGAGAAGATCCCGGCGACGATCCAGGACATCGCGGCGTGGCCCATTCCGGGCATCGTCGTTTTCGCCGGACACGGATTCTCCGACAACATGCGCGCCTATCTGCATTCCACGGGCAAGGCCGTGGCCCATGAGGACCTGCGAGGATGGCTGACACTCTTCTTCGGTCTGCCGGACGACTGATCCGACCGGGCGAGGGCGACGCGGCGGCGGGGGTGACCCTCGGCTCCGAACGGCTCCTCGCCTCCGGCATGCTGACCGGCTGGCGCGTCGGCGTCGTCTCGAACCCCGCGTCGGTCGACGGTGCGTTTCGCCACATCGTGGACCGCATCGCCGCGGAGCCGGGCGTGACGCTGGCCGCGCTGTTCGGCCCGCAGCACGGCTTTCATGCCGACGTGCAGGACAACATGGTGGAGACCGCCCACGCGCGACACCCGCGACTGGGCGTGCCGATCCACTCGCTCTACAGCGACACGCGGGAGCCGACGGCGGAGATGCTCGACGGGCTCGACCTGCTGGTCATCGACCTGCAGGACGTCGGGACGCGCGTCTACACGTACATCTACACGCTGGCCAACTGCCTGCGGGCGGCGCAGCGGTGCGGGTTGCCGGTAGTGGTGTGCGACCGGCCCAACCCGATCGGCGGCGAGGCGGTGGAGGGACCGGTCCTCGACCCCGCGTTCGCCTCCTTCGTCGGGCAGTTCCCGATCCCCCTGCGCCACGGCATGACGATCGGCGAGCTGGCGAGGCTGTTCAACGACCGGTTCGGCATCGGGGCCGACCTGCGGATCATGCCGCTCGACGGCTGGTCGCGCGCGATGCACCACGACGAGGCCGGCGCCCCCTGGGTCATCCCGTCACCGAACCTGCCGACCCTCGACAGCGCGCTGGTGTACCCGGGGATGGTGCTGCTGGAAGGGACGCTCCTGTCGGAGGGCCGCGGCACCACGCGGCCGTTCGAGCTGGTGGGCGCGCCGGGGATCGATCCGGAGGGACTGGCCGGATCCCTGAACGGGCTCGGCCTGCCCGGCGTACACTTCCGGCCGGCGACCTTCGAACCGACCTTTCAGAAGCACGCCGGACGGCCCTGCGGCGGCTGCCAGATCCACGTGACCGACCGGCGCACGTTCCGCCCCGTGCTGGCCGCGGTCGCGGTGATCGCGGCGGGCC from Acidobacteriota bacterium harbors:
- a CDS encoding DUF1343 domain-containing protein; amino-acid sequence: MLTGWRVGVVSNPASVDGAFRHIVDRIAAEPGVTLAALFGPQHGFHADVQDNMVETAHARHPRLGVPIHSLYSDTREPTAEMLDGLDLLVIDLQDVGTRVYTYIYTLANCLRAAQRCGLPVVVCDRPNPIGGEAVEGPVLDPAFASFVGQFPIPLRHGMTIGELARLFNDRFGIGADLRIMPLDGWSRAMHHDEAGAPWVIPSPNLPTLDSALVYPGMVLLEGTLLSEGRGTTRPFELVGAPGIDPEGLAGSLNGLGLPGVHFRPATFEPTFQKHAGRPCGGCQIHVTDRRTFRPVLAAVAVIAAGREALGDGFGWREPPYEYEHDRMPIDILAGSAALRREVDAGRAAAEIASGWEGAVEAFEAIRRDFLLY
- a CDS encoding DNA adenine methylase; translation: MGSMKRAQVTHDADHRAGNRALRPFLKWAGGKRQLLPALREFYPGKFKTYHEPFLGSGAVFFDLAESGALQRGRVRLTDVNADLIGCCLRLRDEPHAVIRHLRQLEAGYAAAPEEHYYRIRDEVFNPARAAITNGRHPRPEAYSPELAGMLIYLNRTGYNGLFRLNSSGLFNVPRGRYKNPRICDEENLRRVSSTLSELSVKIELLRFETVVKSARKGDFVYFDPPYAPLSATAHFTSYTSDGFDTEDQRELQRVVFELVRKGCHVVLSNSTAPEIKELYTDNAVAERLHIKAHTVPARRAINSNASRRGHVDEYIITNVPRRAV